AGAGGACCAGTTGACAGACCGTTGCGTGGCCGAGGGGGACCCATGCTTTTTCATCTCTCTGTGAGAAGGACTTAACGGTGAACAGAAGGGCTTATTGTGGACAGGACTTACTTGTCTGAGATTGCCTGTCTGTGCCTTCGTGCTAGTTTACCTGGCCCATCATGCGAGTCACGTGCCTGTAAAAAGTGCAGGCAACGCTCTAAAGTCTAAACCCAAGGGTCTGCTCGTCCGTAGCGCTCTCTCGATTAAAAACATGGCACCACGAGAACTCGTCAGTCTTCGCTGTATTGGGTTTGACAAGTCCGCATAATTCTTCCAAACCTATTACTATCGATCTTGATTATCTTACCAGTTGGTATCATTATCGTTATTGTCTTGCcgatttttttgtttcctttcagaAAATATGGCTGACTTAACGACACAGCGGGAGAAGATTCTGATGGCATTTGACTTCGACAACACGCTGATAGACGACAACGTGGACCTGGCTGTGGTGCAGCTGGCCCCCGGTGGCAAGATTCCGGACGATGTGCGAGCCCTGTACAGCGACGACGGGTGGACGGAGTATATGGGTGCTGTCTTCTGTCTGCTGCACGAGCATGGGGTGACCGCCGCGCAGATCCGCCGACACGTGCATCAGATCCCCCTGACGCCGGGCATGTCGGAACTATTCCATTACATGCACGCGCGCGGCTGCTTCGAGTGCATCATTATCTCCGACGCCAACTCCGTTCTCATACAGTACTCCATGGAGAAGCACCAGCTGGACTCGGCGATTGCCCAGGTCTTCACTAACCCCGCAGATGTAGACCGCAGTGGGCGGCTGCATGTGCGGCGCTACCACACGCAGGACTGGTGCCAGCTCAGCACCGTCAACCTGTGCAAAGGGCGCATCTTGCAGGACTACATCAAACAGCGGTCTGCGGAGGGAGTCAAGTACTCGTGCGTGTTGTACGTCGGCGACGGCTCCAACGACCTGTGTCCGGGCCTGACCTTAGCACCTCACGATTACCTTCTGCCCAGGAAGGGTTTCTCGTTGTGGAAGAAAATTCAGCAGGCCAGAAGCAAGCCCGATTCGAAAGTCAAAGGGTTAAAGGCCTCTGTAGTAGGTTGGGACTCCGGGGTGGATATAATGAATCTACTAGAGAGAATTGTTGCCGATTGTAAATTGGGAACTTCATGAGTGGATGACCATCGGAAGATATGTATTGACTAAACTGTTGATGAAAAGCTCAGATGCAAATaacattgttatttgttttgttcattttaccGCAATAAATTATTATCAGGTTGAGAAAAGAATAGATGGCTTCCGTCTCTTCTTCCatagagggaaagagagagtgagatgtAAAGATGTTCATAGAAATGTTATGTAGTGAGTCATGGTTTTGTGCATATGGCACATTACAGGACAGGgcgcaaaaaataaaataaaaaacgtGTGAAAAGGAATCGATGAACACTTGCTGCTTTATTTATAGCGTAATGTGAATATGTGCAGTCATTGATATACAGTATACGAATAAACAGTTATCTACCCTTACCCcctccatttttgttttctctcaacCATACAGAAGTTCTCGAGTTGTTGGCGAGAGGCCATGGAAACGTCCGTGCGATTGGCATTACCGGTTCTGTAGCGAGTAGACAAGATGGCAGGTACCCATTGTGTAGCTCGCTCCCAAGCTCCGTTGCTCGCTACACATgggtatacatgtacatatacagAGAGACTTTTTTTGTGGAATACGTTTCTCACATTTTTGCCAACATTTAAGAAGGATCTTCATTTGATAAGGTATGTTCATCGTAAGAACATCGTCATAGGCGGCCTAAAGAGAACCTTTGAGTGTAGAAGCAGACTTTGTACAACACTTGATACATGGTTGGTGCATCACGTGTTATACAAAGGTCTGAGTACTGCGTCTACGGCACTGTGAGACATCTTTCTCATCAATCTGTTGTATAACTTGTGATACAGCAAGCAATTATTATAAAAAGCCTTACAGTGTCACAGCCTTAGAGATAGCTTTATCATTCACAGGTTCAATGAACTTACAGCACGAAATGCCGTGAAGAAAATTGTGGGGAAGCCCACCCTTAGACAATAGCACGAGGTCAGACACACCGTTGTCAGCTGAAGTTGGTCAATCCATCATACGTGCGATGGTGTTGATATTTTCACTCGCACCCTCAAGGCTGTAAACTGAATTATCTCCgacttttcaaataaatcaCAACACATCAAGTGCCACTCGTGAGTTTTCTACCCTAGGTGTTCTTCGCTTCCGTTCTTGAGTCTCCATGAGAGGGTTCACTCAGACGAGGGTCAGAGTGCTAGGTGTGCGTCAATTGTCACGTGTACCGTCTTGCAGGTAACGCCAAGTGTTTcaaactgatatatatatatagtttgttCCAGTCTCAAGGGAAACAGTTTACAGAATGTTAATGGTCAAACAGCGCTGTAAATGTGGTGATCACCATCAttatgatgtttttatttatcgtCAGCTGCAAAATACACTAATTAACGACTCGAACGAAGCAGAGCATACACAAATTAAGTCGTCTTCAGAATTGCTCTCCATACTTCTCCATATCACCTCtcgtcttcatcttcatccttctACTGAATAACCACTCGGGTATCGGCGTACGTTAtaatcagataaataaaatggtCACAAAGCTGTGAAGAACTTGGTTCACCCGTGAGTCCGAAGTACTCGGCAAGTAAAAGTAGCTGTTTTCAAACCACTGCGGAGCTCAGTAGAAGATACTGCTGcccaaaatctgagtgaattaTTCATTCCGTTTTAGAGATACAAAATctacagacattaaaaaaaaaaaaggacaaaactgtGAAGTCACAATTAAATGCTTAGGGAATTTGGACCCCGAAGCTGATTTGTTGGGACATCCCTGCCCTCGGATATAATCTGCTACGCTTCACCGCCTTCCATGAGGTGAGAGGCCAAGAGAGCGAGGCCGGGGAGGTAGGAAAGGGTGGAAACCACAAACATATGGTGTAAATTGTAATCATTCCCACTCAATGACACGTTACCTGGACCGTGGAGAAAATGATCGAGTATACTTTGCTGATTCGACAAGAAGCAACCCCGTATATACCTtgtattattatgatgatgtcGGATGTGTTCACGGTTTCGGATTGCAATTAAGCCACATCATGTacttcgtcatcgtcgtcgcTATATTATCTTCCTCTCATCGTCTTTctctttgtgcttgtttttatCCTTGTAGCGGTCCAGTAATGAACTGAATGTGAAGTTTTTGCCACATGTAGACAGTGACCGTTGTTATCTGTCGTGTGTCAGAACTCGATCGTCTCAAACAATGTATACTTTGTCTACATATAAGGACCTGTTCATAGGGTAAGCTTTGCTGGCGTGAATAAAATCCTATTCAGTTGTTGGCTCGGCGTCaaataccaccaccactaccctgCCCCACCATCTTCCGCTCGAAGGGTCTCTTTTCTTTAGCTTTCTTTTCTGATTCCACGTGTACGTGCGCCCTCCTCAGCTATAAACACTATACCCTTCCGTGTGTGCGGAATTCGATCTGGTGGCAACAGGTGATTAGTCATGTGATAAGTGTAGTTTCTGATCAATGGCGTCGTTGGACAGGTTAGAAAAGGCCGGGTATAGTAACCCTGTGAAACTTTCAGGTGGTCCACTGATAGCCCCTGCTGCCTATCAATGCACGCTCTCCGAGTTGTAATGGATGCAGCTACTGTTACAGATTTTACGACAGTACGTGCTAGTACAGATGGCCAGAAGAGACGGACATGCTTCTCATAAGTCATAATTGTACTTGAACGTGTTTCTTAAAGGCATTACTGACAGAACAAACACTTAAAATTATATACATGGGGAAAAGTTGCTTGCACTAGTCCATGTCACTGGAACATTATAGCTTATAGGCGGACATCGGAGCTCATGACATGGGAGGCCAGTATAGGTGTATGTGGCTAAAAATTAACAAGAATTTAGCACAGTTTTTAAGCGACACCGAGCTGTGTAGACCACAAGACTTTCTTTCAGCTTTtccgtgtctgtgtgtgttttgaaaaaagGGTGTGTTCACACAACACGTGTGAAGGTGAAGGTTGTCACGCTCTTAATAGTTTAAGATTCCCGGTGTGATTGTCATCGTTatacaaatgacaaaacatatttatttattattgatcAGACGGCCGTTGCATACCACAGAATACACAGGCATTTAGTTCAGTCACCAAGCAGTGGATGTTACTAGTTAATTCTGTGAGCACTGACCACCATGTGTACGTACAGTATGCAAAATGGTCACTGCGCTATCGTGGACACAAAAATACGTGTGCCACAGTAGACATACGCAAAGGAGTTctattgtttattaaaatactttttaattgcACGTGGAATTTATGTGTGATTGGCCAACAGGAACCTGGAGTTATCTTCCAAGGGACTCTGTATACGCGCTGATGTAGggaaatataaaatgcattaaCGTGCCCTTTCTGGGGCAGCAGTGGATATCCCTCCGCGGAGTGGTAACAAATAAGGTAGGGGGTGCCCCCGCCAGACCCACATTGCGCTCATTCGCTCAGCTGTGCGTGGCGGTAACACGGGTGGTGCGTTCAAAACACACCATGGTCATCTCGCTTAGCCGAGTTCTCATCAGCGACGAAGTCGATCCCAAGTGCGTGGACATCTTGCAGTCCCATGGCGTAGAAGTAGTAACAAATACTAAGCTGTCCAAGAATGAGCTGATTGCAGAAATTCCGGTAAGTTGACCGATGTTTGCTCGTTGTTGTCTGTAAAGTGCACGGTGCCTGGCTGTCGTGGCCTCTGACCGTAGGTTCAACTGGCGTGTCAGGCCACACCACACTTCACATCAGTGTCTCACGCTGTCCCTCATGCTCGCGGTCACCAcagaagaggttttttttttttttagttgcgAAATGGTTTCTAAACTACTACAGCATTTTGGGGTTGATTATCATTAGTGTGTGATTAATCACACATCTCGGAGTGATCGTTATCGAATCAAATTTTAAAGCATACGGCATGGAGAGTGCTTGTAATAAGTTTAACTGAATTATGGTGTCGGTGGCAAAACTGTAAAACTAAACACGGCCTTGTTTGTTTGAAGTCTTCAATCAAGTGTTTTgggattatttctttttaagttgAAATTCGGGAGGAACTTACGCCTTGTGAATACTTACATATTGATATTCAAGGGGAGAAAACAAAGTGTGAGACTGTTCATGAGTGCAATACGCGGAATTGTCTCCCATGCAGTCGACATTCTCTTGACTACCGTAGAACGAtgtcagcaaataaataaattgcataATAGACCAGGGTTTACCTCTAACGTGTACACGTCCGTGGCATTGACTGAGAGccactttcttttctgtttttaattggatggtcatttttattctgagctttttctttccattttaaaTACTCGATCGGATGTTCACCTTATAAAGTGAACTCAAGACTTTGTACTTTGATAACAGAACCACCAAAAGTTATTAAGTCTTTGACCAAACGTATCTAATTCCTATTCACATGAACGTACAATTATTTAAGTGCAATCTGTCGTGGTATCTCGACATCCTGTGATACACGGGATAACAGTGGGCAAATTCACATTGGAAGTGTTTCCTTTTTCAGCCACATGATGTATAGTAATGTGGAGCATATGTTGTATCAAGATCTTTATAATGCTCTGACTCAGAATGACAAAGGTCATACTTTGCCCTGCCATGTGTAAATTTCTCATCACTGGGGGTAAAATCCTTGTATTGTCTGCAGCGTGTTCGCCACTCATGAAAGCACTTGAGTGGTGGGTGCAGCGATGGTGCTACTGCTGAATCGACACGTGCTGGTGTCAGGATTTTTATGATCTGCTTATGTAGTCACTTGTGTTGCAGCTGGCGTTAATGTGAAACACTTTAAAGCTGCCTTACAGTCTGGTGTTTGGAAATGCATGTACGTGTAATAGACGTAATCAAAGTCGAATGTCCCAGTTCCTGTTTCGGCTGACTGGGCGTATCCAAGGCAACCCTTACCCAGAGGGGCATTTTGCACTGCTAAGACCAGCCTCCAAGTTTGCATCAGCCACAATAAATCTGCATGCATGGTGACAGTTGCATCACTTTCTTAAGGTGAAGGCTGTGTCACTGGATTCTGGGTGTTTAGAAAGCGTGCGATCGGAGCAGCTGATGCAACACGGCTGCTTCCCTCCGCACGTCGCCCCTGAAACTCGAGCACGAGGCTGGCGTGCAGCGGTCGTCAACAGGTGGTCCACGCTCGGCAACACACGACGCACTGAGACCTCGTGCATAGACGCAttatacagacacaaacagcTGGACTCATACTAAGGTAGTGTAGTGGGCAGCTCAAGGCCGGTTATTACGCACGCTGCCGTTGGACGCCGACTGACAAACAAACTTTAGTACACTTTAGTACACAAGGAATAGTCCTGGCGCCCTTCGACGTCGACtctctacaaacaaacacataactcagtacactactagagtgctacatatAATATTCGGTTCCAGAAGGTAACCAAAATCGCAGAAGATCGAGCAGGTATATCGACAAGCGCtggtggcgtaggaagatgctcggctttttttttttttttttaattgggggggggggaggggcagtctccatgctgacagtgaacgatgttcacattcttgccctctcagtattttgtgtgtgtttgtccccATCCCATCCCTGGATTCTAGGCCACTGACTCTTTGTTGCAGTTTTGTTAATGCGTTATTTAGTGCCCGTTTCTGTGCTTTGTGTTGGCTTTTAACCGCTTCAGCTGGCATGCTCACAACTGTCAATTGTGTCCCTCTTTCGCGGTATGGGCGGAGCAAGACTAACGACAGGTATTCTTCGGGATGGATGGTGTCGCTTATAACTAGCGCTCCGGCCTAAGTATATAAATCATCATCGATCCTGTCAAGTTCCATTTTATGGACATTCAAATGAGCGTTTTTAAAATCGGTCTTACTGTGCATGCTCTTGTTTTTAATAGTTAATGGTGTAGTCAGTTTTCAACCACTTGTTTATAACTGTGTTATGCAGTTAGTCTCATTACATTTCTTTGTGAGAACTAATGCTCATGCTCATATATCTAGTAGAGCACCAGTACTTCCaaggatattattttttttgttccttggATATTGTTTTTGACCCATTTTCCTGTTGATATCAGTGCAGATGTTTCAAAGGCTCTTAACAGTAACAAGTGTTGACCTGTATCAAACAGTACATGCAGAAGAGGAATCTGTCATTCaccttttaaattaaagtttcaaataaaaataggtTTGGTGAAGATTTAGGAGCTTAAGTGTCTGTCACAATGACAGTGAGAATTGGGTGTTGTGGGTTCGTATGTAGGCTCTGGCATGACCACTCTCTGAAAATGACACCTAGGACTGACCATGGGTGGCTCTCTGTAGATATTCTGGCATCCTccgccctctgtgtgtgtgtgtgtgagaggaagagaaaaagagattgaGTAATTATGATTTGAATAatggtgaatgaatttgtaagatgTGTTTGATGGCTACTGATAAAAATGCTTATGTGACTTCATGTCTGTAAGCACCTTGAGCCTACCTTTGTTGGTGGGATAAGGCACtttataaataaactattatttaatGCTTgcactccttttttttctgcctttgaGTTTGATCATGAAAGTattagaaattaacaaaaactttGGGTACAGAAACTCAAAACCTGGGACACCTCTATTTAAATAACATGCATTATTAAAGTTTTAAGTTAATTAAAGTATACGATGACATACTCTCTTGGCATGTTTATCATAATGGGTTCACCAACTTTCTTACATGCATTcagaatatgaaatatttagttGCACAGAGTACACacaatttcttcattatttctaAACTTATCTCAAGTGGCTGTAACAATTTATGTTTCAGAAATATGATGGGCTGATTGTCAGGTCAGCCACAAAAGTGACAGCAGAAGTGATAAATGCAGGGAAGAATCTCAAAATAATAGGTAGAGCTGGGACAGGTGTTGACAATATTGACTGCCAGGTTGCAACAGAACGGGGCATAATTGTTATGAAGTGAGTTATCTTCTGAAGACTATGCCTATGTATTGTGAATGATATATTTTCTTGAATGTATTATATGTTACAGAATGTTATACCAGACTAtatgtatattaaaatatttcctttctttaaaattaataaatttaaagacTCTTTTCCTCTGACAGTTACAATACAGTTCCCATGGTATCATGTGTACTAAGGTTTGGGGGTATAATATAGTGTCTTGAGTATGTTCAGGGTATGTACTTATTAGAGAGGCTTAATAAGAAATTGACTTAATATGTGTTGAAAGAAATCTGAAAGCTTTAAGTGAGCACTTTATACTATTGTATTTTATGCTATTAACATTCTGTGTTTGATGTTGCAGTACGCCTGGTGGCAACACATTAAGTGCTGCAGAACACACATGTGCTCTTATCATCAGCTTAACTAGGTCAGTGCTGCATAGAATATTAGACCTAATTCCcagcaaaggaagaaaaagtgcTGAGTAACTGCCCTGTCTTTGAAAGCAATCTAGTCATACTTTTAAAATCAAAGTTTTatgtggaagaaagaaagagaaaggagagactACATGATCAGCGACACATAAATTGATGAATATATTGGCTTAACTGTGTCATTTATAGAGTGGAGAAGCagttgtgaaataaaatgttatatattttgtatgcgCAGTGTTATCTGTCCTCAAAAATTAAGACTTTCACATTGTTTTATTGGCATCATGACTCAGCTAATTGTTTTTATACATGCCAACTCAGTGCCATAGATTAAGAACTAGGTTTCAGACCATTGCTGCTACTAAATCTGTAGGAAAGTTTCTCATTGTTTCATCAGCACCGTGACTGGGCTTATCACTTTATACGCTTAagttaaatgttttagtttgACAGCGTTGCTGCTGGCTTATTTCCAGGGATCTTGCTCGGGCAGCGCAGTCCATGAAAGAGGAGCGATGGGACCGCAAAGCATTCATGGGGATAGAACTGAATGGCAAGACATTGGCCATCATAGGCCTAGGTCGCATAGGCCGGGAAGTTGCATTAAGAATGCAGTCATTTGGCATGAAGGCAAGGAAAACTTCCTTGCATTATTTGCAATAGTGAATTCTTAGAAACTTGATGCTATTTATAGCAGATCCAGAGAAGAGcattatgtaatatataaagaaagttaagtataaattttaaacaaagcattaaagCACCAAAACATaagaatatataattttaaactagttttgttgttttcctctAGACCATTGGTTATGATCCTATAATTGGAGCAGAGGTTGCTGCAGAATTTAACACAGAGTGGCTTCCCTTGGAGAATCTATGGCCCTTGGCTGATTTTATCACAGTGCACACACCTCTCATTCCTGCCACTACAAGTAAGATCttgttattctctctctcacacatacacatgcataaaaatttttgatcatcttttttcttgtaggggaaaaaatcatttttttttctttaaaaattttcagAGGTTATGTCCccttttgcataaaaaaaaggtcatctTGCATAAACATCTGTTACAGATCTCATTAATGACGATGTATTTGCCAAGTGTAAGCGTGGAATGTGTGTCATAAATTGTGCTCGTGGTGGTATTATTGATGAGGCTGCATTGCTGAGGGCGCTGGAGTCAGGGCAGTGTGGTGGAGCAGGCCTTGATGTCTTTGTTGAGGTAAGTGCCTTTAGTCATGATCATGGTTCATACTTCTGATGTCTGAGGTCTTTCTGGAATTAGTGTTGAAATTAAAATTAGTGAGCTCTATTTTCAGGGAAATGCTTTCTTCAAAGACATGCTTTAAAATACTACCTTGATATTTTTAAGTATTGattccttcttctctttttaacTTTCTCGTTCAAAGCTTTActgttttttccatttcatattATGTTTCCCTGTTTTGAAAGCTTTTACTTTTACATGTTTAGAAAGTCTGTTATTGCAAGTTCTGATCAAAACTGTCTTCATGCtatacatctttctttcttaagtGGGATGTTTTTCATTAATTTGCTCCAACTTTTGTACCTATAAAAGCCATGAGATATTATGATCtggaaaagatttatttttgcatttgcatggtaacaaaaataaattcattcatAAACCAAGTGAAGAGAAAGAGTAAAATCATTAATTTCCCTGTTCAgcatacaaatttaaattttagaaaGTTAAATATAAAGGTGTCTCTTTCTAAAGCCATGgtaattataaattattgctTCATATTTTCAACTACAGGAGCCTCCCAAAGATTACAGTTTGGCAAAGCACCCAAAAGTCACCGCTACACCTCATCTTGGGGCCAGCACACGTGAAGCGCAGAGTCGTGTGGCTGTGGAAATTGCAGAACAATTCATAGATCTTGTGCAAGGGAAACAGCTCTTTGGTGCAGTGAGTTGATGATTTAGTGTTGTGTACTTGTGTTAGAAATGTTCTACAGGATAAAACTAATGTTTGATGAAGAAATTTCTCTGGTATTGCTGTTCAGTCGAATCTTTCCATAATGCAAATTTGATTTGTACTTCAGTTTTCTTACTGTCCTCAATACAATTTTCAGACACATCATGAATTCTTATGCACATCTCGTTTGTTTTCATGTATCTTAAGTGTTGCAGAGTCAgtgtgttattaaaaaaaaaaatttgcctCTAGAATGCTTGATAATCATTCAGAAAATTTGTATCTTGAAAAAGATTAATGATAACCTTTGATTTTTCAGGTAAATGCTCCAGCACTCTCCAATGCTTTGAGCCCCGAATCTCAACCCTGGGTGAGACTTGGAGAAAATCTTGGGGTTCTGGGAAGTTTGCTGGCTAGGGATTCAGTTGCATCTATGCATCTTACTACAATTGGTAAGCAAGTTTCATGATAGCTTGATTggttatttttctaaaatggcTATAAACTTAAGCTGATACGTTGATCTTTCT
This sequence is a window from Pomacea canaliculata isolate SZHN2017 linkage group LG5, ASM307304v1, whole genome shotgun sequence. Protein-coding genes within it:
- the LOC112564624 gene encoding D-3-phosphoglycerate dehydrogenase-like, giving the protein MVISLSRVLISDEVDPKCVDILQSHGVEVVTNTKLSKNELIAEIPKYDGLIVRSATKVTAEVINAGKNLKIIGRAGTGVDNIDCQVATERGIIVMNTPGGNTLSAAEHTCALIISLTRDLARAAQSMKEERWDRKAFMGIELNGKTLAIIGLGRIGREVALRMQSFGMKTIGYDPIIGAEVAAEFNTEWLPLENLWPLADFITVHTPLIPATTNLINDDVFAKCKRGMCVINCARGGIIDEAALLRALESGQCGGAGLDVFVEEPPKDYSLAKHPKVTATPHLGASTREAQSRVAVEIAEQFIDLVQGKQLFGAVNAPALSNALSPESQPWVRLGENLGVLGSLLARDSVASMHLTTIGTSLDKAGSYLSAAMLAGYLRSTRSGDADAPLNLINAPVLAKQAGLTVKMSTQSQVSTTASISVIFTTAGGQSVQLAGSVAGGVPVLTEAQGASFTVPASLSGPVLIFQAVPSPALLPSVIEAVTKNGASVIGLSLSQAVNASVCGIINLSSALANGLEALKTIVSSSNQAVL
- the LOC112564507 gene encoding pyridoxal phosphate phosphatase PHOSPHO2-like isoform X2, with the protein product MADLTTQREKILMAFDFDNTLIDDNVDLAVVQLAPGGKIPDDVRALYSDDGWTEYMGAVFCLLHEHGVTAAQIRRHVHQIPLTPGMSELFHYMHARGCFECIIISDANSVLIQYSMEKHQLDSAIAQVFTNPADVDRSGRLHVRRYHTQDWCQLSTVNLCKGRILQDYIKQRSAEGVKYSCVLYVGDGSNDLCPGLTLAPHDYLLPRKGFSLWKKIQQARSKPDSKVKGLKASVVGWDSGVDIMNLLERIVADCKLGTS
- the LOC112564507 gene encoding pyridoxal phosphate phosphatase PHOSPHO2-like isoform X1, which gives rise to MVAENMADLTTQREKILMAFDFDNTLIDDNVDLAVVQLAPGGKIPDDVRALYSDDGWTEYMGAVFCLLHEHGVTAAQIRRHVHQIPLTPGMSELFHYMHARGCFECIIISDANSVLIQYSMEKHQLDSAIAQVFTNPADVDRSGRLHVRRYHTQDWCQLSTVNLCKGRILQDYIKQRSAEGVKYSCVLYVGDGSNDLCPGLTLAPHDYLLPRKGFSLWKKIQQARSKPDSKVKGLKASVVGWDSGVDIMNLLERIVADCKLGTS